One Mycolicibacter sp. MU0083 DNA window includes the following coding sequences:
- a CDS encoding ATP-dependent DNA ligase, whose protein sequence is MDPRLDLPVSPPVAPMLAKAAATVPGDGGWSYEPKWDGFRALVFRDGDDVVLQSRTGKPLGRYFPELLDALRAEIAPRCVLDGEVVVPREIGGRTRLDWDALSQRIHPAQSRVRQLAEQTPARFIGFDALATGERALLDEPFRVRRDALAELIGAGPSCHVTRATADPEQATRWLDTFEGAGLDGVIAKRVDGPYLPGKRDMVKVKHHRDADCVVMGYRVHKSGTGIGSLLLGLYDADGELVMVGGAAAFSDADRLALQAELEPLRSGEVRDGEASRWNSAADKQWIPIRPERVAEVAYDQMEGLRFRHTVKLLRWRPDRDPASCTFDQLEVPLNYDLGDVLEA, encoded by the coding sequence ATGGACCCGCGCCTGGACCTGCCGGTGTCGCCGCCGGTGGCCCCGATGCTCGCCAAGGCCGCGGCCACGGTCCCCGGCGACGGCGGCTGGTCCTACGAACCCAAGTGGGACGGTTTCCGCGCCCTCGTGTTCCGCGACGGCGACGACGTCGTGCTGCAGTCACGCACCGGTAAGCCGCTGGGCCGTTACTTCCCGGAACTGCTCGACGCGCTGCGGGCCGAGATCGCGCCGCGCTGCGTGCTCGACGGCGAAGTGGTGGTGCCCCGTGAGATCGGCGGGCGCACCCGGCTGGACTGGGACGCGCTGAGCCAGCGCATCCACCCCGCGCAGAGCCGGGTGCGGCAACTGGCCGAGCAGACCCCGGCGCGGTTCATCGGCTTCGACGCGCTGGCGACCGGGGAACGCGCGCTGCTCGACGAACCGTTCCGGGTGCGACGCGACGCGCTGGCCGAGCTGATCGGTGCCGGTCCCAGCTGTCACGTCACCCGCGCCACCGCCGACCCCGAGCAGGCCACCCGCTGGCTGGACACCTTCGAGGGCGCCGGGCTGGACGGGGTGATCGCCAAGCGCGTCGACGGGCCCTACCTGCCGGGCAAACGCGACATGGTCAAGGTCAAACACCACCGCGACGCCGACTGCGTGGTGATGGGCTACCGCGTGCACAAGAGCGGCACCGGTATCGGGTCGCTGCTGTTGGGGCTCTACGACGCCGACGGGGAGTTGGTGATGGTCGGCGGGGCCGCGGCGTTCAGCGACGCCGACCGGCTGGCCCTGCAGGCCGAGTTGGAGCCGCTGCGCAGCGGCGAGGTCCGCGACGGGGAGGCCAGCCGGTGGAACTCCGCGGCCGACAAGCAGTGGATCCCGATCCGGCCCGAACGCGTCGCCGAGGTGGCCTACGACCAGATGGAAGGCCTGCGCTTCCGGCACACCGTGAAACTGCTGCGGTGGCGCCCGGACCGCGACCCGGCGAGCTGCACCTTCGACCAGCTCGAGGTGCCGCTGAACTACGACCTGGGCGACGTGCTGGAGGCCTGA
- a CDS encoding haloalkane dehalogenase produces the protein MQILRTPDERFAALPDFAYPPQYCDLDDDDGGTLRVAWVQDGPSDGPPILMLHGEPSWSYLYRKMMPILAEAGYRVICPDLVGFGRSDKPTRAEDHTYARHVEWMRALAFDVLDLRDVTLVCQDWGGLIGLRVLAENPERFSGVVVANTGLPTGDIPMPEVWWRFKEAIQSAPEINVGWFVQSGCRRPMTEAVRAGYDAPFPDDSYSVGPRTMPSLIPTDPADPAAPANRAAWAALCASSTPMLVAFSDGDPITGAMAPIFQREMAGAHGRAHPVIHDAGHFLQEDAGEELARHIVEFLRR, from the coding sequence ATGCAGATACTGCGCACCCCCGACGAGCGGTTCGCCGCACTCCCCGATTTCGCCTACCCCCCGCAGTACTGCGACCTCGACGACGATGACGGCGGCACGCTGCGGGTGGCCTGGGTCCAAGACGGCCCGTCCGACGGCCCGCCCATCCTGATGCTGCACGGCGAACCGTCCTGGTCGTACCTGTACCGCAAGATGATGCCGATCCTGGCCGAGGCCGGCTACCGGGTGATCTGCCCGGATCTGGTCGGCTTCGGCCGCTCGGACAAGCCCACCCGCGCCGAGGACCACACCTATGCCCGTCACGTCGAATGGATGCGGGCGCTGGCGTTCGACGTCCTCGACCTGCGTGATGTGACCCTGGTCTGCCAGGACTGGGGCGGGCTGATCGGGCTGCGGGTGCTCGCGGAGAACCCGGAGCGGTTCAGCGGCGTCGTCGTCGCCAACACCGGCCTGCCGACCGGGGATATCCCGATGCCGGAGGTCTGGTGGCGCTTCAAGGAGGCGATCCAGAGCGCGCCGGAGATCAACGTCGGATGGTTCGTGCAGTCCGGTTGCCGTCGGCCGATGACCGAGGCGGTGCGGGCCGGCTACGACGCGCCGTTCCCCGACGACAGCTACAGCGTCGGACCGCGGACCATGCCGTCGCTGATCCCGACGGACCCGGCCGATCCGGCCGCCCCGGCGAACCGGGCCGCGTGGGCCGCGCTGTGCGCGTCGTCGACGCCGATGCTGGTCGCCTTCAGCGACGGCGACCCGATCACCGGGGCGATGGCGCCGATCTTCCAGCGTGAGATGGCCGGGGCGCACGGCCGGGCACACCCGGTGATCCACGACGCCGGGCACTTCCTGCAGGAGGACGCCGGCGAGGAGCTGGCCCGCCACATCGTGGAGTTCCTGCGCCGCTGA
- a CDS encoding DUF302 domain-containing protein, with the protein MSVALSTAVTGSDFDTVVAKTREALKDNGFGVLTEIDMQATLKAKLGEEMERYLILGACNPPLAHRAVTVEKRIGVLLPCNIVIREDVEHPGTVLVEAMNPALMAQVVDNPALAPIADEVSGKIGAVIDILSGA; encoded by the coding sequence ATGTCCGTCGCATTGAGCACCGCGGTGACCGGCTCCGATTTCGACACGGTCGTCGCCAAGACCCGGGAAGCCCTGAAGGACAACGGCTTCGGCGTTCTGACCGAGATCGACATGCAGGCGACGCTGAAAGCCAAGCTCGGCGAGGAGATGGAACGCTACCTGATCCTGGGCGCCTGCAACCCGCCGTTGGCACACCGGGCGGTGACCGTCGAGAAGCGCATCGGCGTGCTGTTGCCCTGCAACATCGTGATCCGCGAGGACGTCGAGCATCCGGGCACCGTGCTGGTGGAGGCGATGAATCCGGCGCTGATGGCCCAAGTCGTCGACAATCCGGCGCTGGCGCCGATCGCCGACGAGGTAAGCGGGAAGATCGGCGCCGTCATCGATATCCTTTCGGGTGCGTAA